A window of the Hordeum vulgare subsp. vulgare chromosome 5H, MorexV3_pseudomolecules_assembly, whole genome shotgun sequence genome harbors these coding sequences:
- the LOC123397275 gene encoding anaphase-promoting complex subunit 10-like translates to MESDGGEEAAATPTPGKVAATPAAGRLKGCPELTVEGDMREMAKTAAWSVSSCKPGNGVASLRDDSLDTYWQSDDAQPHLVSIQFQKKVQLQEAWKEVFRDTDLSSDSEDDDELKHLKRTLGAESETHLFQVEHL, encoded by the exons ATGGAGTCTGAcggcggggaggaggcggcggcgacgccGACGCCGGGGAAGGTCGCAGCGACGCCGGCGGCGGGGAGGCTGAAGGGCTGCCCGGAGCTGACGGTGGAGGGCGACATGCGGGAGATGGCCAAGACGGCCGCCTGGAGCGTCAGCTCCTGCAAGCCCGGCAACGGCGTCGCCTCCCTCCGCGACGACAGCCTCGACACCTACTGGCA GTCGGACGACGCGCAGCCGCACCTGGTCAGCATCCAGTTCCAGAAGAAGGTGCAACTGCAG GAAGCATGGAAGGAGGTGTTCAGAGACACGGATCTTTCTTCAGAcagcgaggacgacgacgagtTGAAGCATCTCAAGAGGACGTTAGGAGCTGAGTCTGAAACCCATCTATTTCAG